Proteins encoded together in one Corallococcus soli window:
- a CDS encoding SDR family NAD(P)-dependent oxidoreductase, giving the protein MPAPRHLDDTPPDGTPSTEDPPDPRWALILGVSSGTGAAIAEAVARKPGLGVFGVHRGRYPDTARQVEARVREAGRDVFLRQADASTPDSAEAGADVLLERAGPRSVKLFVHAIAGASVGRFLSEGPDRLHPRRVQRTFDCMAHSFVYWTQALVKRDLLAPDARLLGLQNPLDQTHLGNTGLISAAKAALEMYVRHLAMELGPRGHRVNLLKFGTVMTPALHHVYAPEALAHLEARHAAMTPAGRMCTVEEVARFVSVLTGDEAGWFNGATIDFSGGMTLRLMDLVLNP; this is encoded by the coding sequence ATGCCCGCGCCACGACACCTCGACGACACTCCTCCGGACGGCACCCCTTCAACAGAAGACCCTCCCGACCCGCGCTGGGCGTTGATCCTCGGCGTCTCGTCGGGGACGGGCGCGGCCATCGCGGAGGCCGTCGCGCGCAAGCCGGGCCTGGGGGTCTTCGGCGTGCACCGGGGCCGCTACCCGGACACCGCGCGCCAGGTGGAGGCCCGCGTGCGCGAGGCGGGGCGGGACGTCTTCCTGCGGCAGGCGGACGCCTCCACCCCCGACTCCGCGGAGGCCGGCGCGGACGTCCTGCTGGAGCGCGCGGGCCCCCGGAGCGTGAAGCTGTTCGTCCACGCCATCGCCGGCGCGTCCGTGGGGCGCTTCCTGTCCGAGGGCCCGGACCGGCTGCACCCGCGCCGCGTGCAGCGCACCTTCGACTGCATGGCGCACTCGTTCGTGTACTGGACGCAGGCGCTGGTGAAGCGCGACCTGCTGGCCCCGGACGCGCGGCTGCTGGGCCTCCAGAACCCGCTGGACCAGACGCACCTGGGCAACACCGGCCTCATCAGCGCCGCCAAGGCCGCGCTGGAGATGTACGTCCGTCACCTGGCGATGGAGCTGGGGCCCCGGGGCCACCGCGTGAACCTGCTCAAATTCGGCACGGTGATGACGCCCGCCCTGCACCACGTCTACGCGCCGGAGGCCCTGGCCCACCTGGAAGCGCGCCACGCCGCCATGACGCCCGCGGGGCGCATGTGCACGGTGGAGGAGGTGGCCCGCTTCGTGTCCGTGCTCACCGGCGACGAGGCGGGCTGGTTCAACGGCGCCACCATCGACTTCAGCGGCGGCATGACGCTGCGGCTGATGGACCTGGTGCTCAACCCGTGA
- a CDS encoding lysophospholipid acyltransferase family protein produces the protein MTAKGSAARSAWLTTFRLLQRYHRYEVVNLEPLLRPGAKLLVGYHGRPLAVDLCMLTVTLHEHLGYLPHGIAHGAFDALPGMQRVMDDLGFVTGDGPRLAEAVAKGEHVLVQPGGTREGCRDFRHRYRVDWGGRLGYLRLAVRHGLPIVPIAGHGMDDAYVGLNDGHAWGKRLRLPGRLPLWLGVGATGLWPLSLPFPVKMTQWVGQPLTRHLEPGFDAADREALLAVHRDVTGAVQGLLDAARSQRIR, from the coding sequence GTGACGGCGAAGGGGAGCGCGGCGCGGTCCGCGTGGCTGACGACGTTCCGCCTGCTCCAGCGCTACCACCGCTACGAGGTGGTGAACCTGGAGCCGCTCCTGCGGCCGGGCGCGAAGCTGCTGGTGGGCTACCACGGGCGGCCCCTGGCGGTGGACCTGTGCATGCTGACGGTGACGCTGCACGAGCACCTGGGCTACCTGCCGCACGGCATCGCGCACGGCGCGTTCGACGCCCTGCCCGGCATGCAGCGCGTGATGGATGACCTGGGCTTCGTCACCGGGGACGGGCCCCGGCTGGCCGAAGCGGTGGCGAAGGGCGAGCACGTGCTGGTGCAACCGGGCGGCACGCGCGAGGGCTGCCGCGACTTCCGGCACCGCTACCGCGTGGATTGGGGAGGGCGGCTGGGCTACCTGCGGCTGGCCGTGCGCCACGGGCTGCCCATCGTGCCCATCGCGGGCCACGGCATGGACGACGCTTACGTGGGCCTGAATGACGGCCACGCCTGGGGCAAGCGGCTGCGGCTGCCCGGACGGCTGCCCCTGTGGCTGGGCGTGGGTGCCACCGGCCTGTGGCCGCTGTCGCTGCCGTTCCCGGTGAAGATGACGCAGTGGGTGGGCCAGCCGCTCACGCGCCACCTGGAGCCCGGGTTCGACGCGGCGGACCGGGAGGCGCTGCTCGCGGTGCACCGCGACGTGACGGGCGCGGTGCAGGGCCTGCTGGACGCGGCCCGCTCCCAGCGCATCCGATAG
- a CDS encoding 3-oxoacyl-ACP synthase III family protein — protein MIPVRILGTASVLPGPPVTTAALCARVGRDPAAVEQKTGIRTRHFAPEGTRAADLGAQALRGALDAAGLEATALRRILFVSSMGGDVTTPANGSRVAAALGLSGTCDAMDVGNACMGFLSAFDLAARSVATGLGPVGVVSVELLSRTTRPEDPRPYLVLGDAAAAVVLGQARPGEGVLGAAFGNDGTLPPDVVLNNPHLTGEREGMRFLTPAKDMTRVALGALTRAATAVLQGAGLTVADVDWVLTHQPNGSMFAAILQALEVPAEKSVTVVDTVGSVGSASLGVGLDRLWRTRPVKPGDRVLLVGVGAGVAHGAVLYRVGG, from the coding sequence GTGATTCCCGTTCGCATCCTGGGCACCGCCAGCGTGCTGCCCGGCCCCCCGGTGACGACCGCGGCGCTGTGCGCGCGCGTGGGCCGCGACCCGGCGGCCGTCGAGCAGAAGACGGGCATCCGCACGCGGCACTTCGCCCCGGAGGGGACGCGCGCGGCGGACCTGGGGGCCCAGGCCCTGCGAGGAGCGCTGGACGCGGCGGGCCTGGAGGCGACGGCGCTCCGGCGCATCCTCTTCGTGTCGTCCATGGGCGGGGACGTCACCACGCCGGCCAACGGCAGCCGGGTGGCGGCGGCGCTGGGGCTGTCGGGGACGTGCGACGCGATGGACGTGGGCAACGCGTGCATGGGGTTCCTGAGCGCGTTCGACCTGGCGGCGCGCTCCGTGGCCACGGGGCTGGGGCCGGTGGGCGTGGTGTCCGTGGAGCTGCTGTCGCGCACGACGCGGCCGGAGGACCCCCGCCCCTACCTGGTGCTGGGCGACGCGGCGGCGGCGGTGGTGCTGGGCCAGGCGCGGCCGGGCGAGGGCGTGCTGGGAGCGGCGTTCGGCAACGACGGCACGCTGCCGCCGGACGTCGTGCTGAACAACCCGCACCTGACGGGCGAGCGCGAGGGGATGCGCTTCCTCACGCCCGCGAAGGACATGACGCGCGTTGCGCTGGGGGCGCTGACGCGCGCGGCGACGGCGGTGCTCCAGGGCGCGGGGCTGACGGTGGCGGACGTGGACTGGGTGCTGACGCACCAGCCGAACGGGAGCATGTTCGCGGCCATCCTCCAGGCGCTGGAGGTCCCCGCGGAGAAGAGCGTGACGGTGGTGGACACGGTGGGCAGCGTGGGGTCCGCGTCGCTGGGCGTGGGGTTGGACCGGCTGTGGCGCACGCGGCCGGTGAAGCCGGGGGACCGGGTGCTGCTGGTGGGCGTGGGCGCGGGCGTGGCGCACGGCGCGGTGCTGTACCGGGTGGGCGGGTGA
- a CDS encoding cyclic nucleotide-binding and patatin-like phospholipase domain-containing protein: MASPITVDERRRWLYTLKQAPALRHTRTSILLRLLGRARLVEPAPGGCVCTEGQEVDGVYLLRSGEWKVTAGGTVLLHLRSGMSLGVEALARGAWPVTVTAVAASQALFIPRAELEVAAGAPRLGLPAPGPRAEVVTFQTQGLELPPGVLSTLVELVAKVMVHDFGDRVLLLRAGRRGTKDAVRGPDGVFRRTVGTRGTSHAAPRVAAEEDFDCVLLDGLAAPDGVVAREVRLVPAGGEAVGTASGASVLPTVLLSPWKVRGSPRNNPGLQGRPLPDEDGWDVDAPPPSCRLRLDWERLASRPGDTRPLDALGLDAGTRDALSRWARAITCRRVGLALSGGGVWGFYHAHLLRRLTALDVPVDFLSSSSMGSLVGAYFCGTARDGREGLDGLRRLRHRARSGHLSAAALSSVVTTQAMEWLVRGDLGDLTLEELPTGFLPVTTDLTTGRCVVLEQGPLALAVRASGSAPGVWAPTLQPPARYVDGAFTSMVPVDVLLNAGADLIFSNNIFPAGHHQAASPLLPGAVGRFLSALNPVARAMDLLTSGVLLLHRNGDLESARGDLRYDVGTRDHPLRGSMRFTHVDDVLDEAARDMALEQKLLEFKQAWEALRVRRNPSGGRKAA; encoded by the coding sequence ATGGCTTCTCCCATCACGGTCGATGAGCGGCGTCGGTGGCTGTACACGTTGAAACAAGCGCCCGCGCTGCGCCACACCCGCACGTCCATCCTCCTGCGCCTGCTGGGGAGGGCCCGCCTGGTGGAGCCCGCACCGGGCGGGTGTGTCTGCACGGAGGGGCAGGAGGTGGACGGGGTCTACCTGCTGCGCTCGGGCGAGTGGAAGGTGACGGCGGGAGGGACGGTGCTCCTGCACCTGCGCTCGGGCATGTCGCTGGGCGTGGAGGCGCTCGCGCGCGGCGCCTGGCCCGTGACGGTGACGGCGGTGGCCGCGTCCCAAGCGCTCTTCATCCCCCGCGCGGAGCTGGAGGTGGCCGCCGGGGCGCCCCGGCTGGGCCTGCCCGCGCCCGGGCCGCGCGCGGAGGTGGTGACATTCCAGACGCAGGGGCTGGAGCTGCCGCCGGGCGTGCTGTCCACGCTGGTGGAGCTGGTGGCGAAGGTGATGGTCCACGACTTCGGGGACCGGGTGCTGCTGCTGCGCGCCGGCCGGCGGGGGACGAAGGACGCGGTGCGCGGCCCGGACGGCGTGTTCCGCCGCACCGTGGGGACGCGGGGCACGTCGCACGCCGCGCCCCGGGTGGCGGCGGAGGAGGACTTCGACTGCGTGCTGTTGGACGGGCTCGCGGCGCCGGACGGCGTGGTGGCGCGCGAGGTGCGGCTGGTGCCCGCCGGAGGTGAAGCGGTGGGCACGGCGTCCGGCGCGTCGGTGCTTCCCACGGTGCTCCTGTCGCCGTGGAAGGTCCGCGGCAGCCCGCGCAACAACCCGGGCCTCCAGGGACGCCCGCTGCCGGACGAGGACGGGTGGGACGTGGACGCGCCGCCGCCCTCGTGCCGGCTGCGGCTGGACTGGGAGCGGCTGGCGTCGCGGCCCGGAGACACGCGCCCGCTGGACGCGCTGGGGCTGGACGCCGGGACGCGGGACGCGCTGTCGCGTTGGGCGCGCGCCATCACCTGCCGGCGCGTGGGACTGGCGCTCAGCGGCGGCGGCGTGTGGGGCTTCTACCACGCGCACCTGCTGCGGCGGCTGACGGCGCTGGACGTGCCGGTGGACTTCCTCAGCAGCTCCAGCATGGGGTCGCTGGTGGGCGCGTACTTCTGCGGCACCGCACGCGACGGACGCGAGGGGCTGGATGGCCTGCGCCGGCTGCGACACCGCGCCAGGAGCGGGCACCTGTCCGCCGCGGCGCTGTCGTCGGTGGTCACCACGCAGGCCATGGAGTGGCTGGTGCGCGGCGACCTGGGGGACCTGACGCTGGAGGAGCTGCCCACGGGCTTCCTGCCGGTGACGACCGACCTGACCACCGGCCGCTGCGTGGTGCTGGAGCAGGGGCCGCTCGCGCTGGCGGTGCGCGCCAGCGGCTCCGCGCCGGGGGTGTGGGCCCCCACGCTCCAGCCCCCCGCGCGCTACGTGGACGGGGCCTTCACCAGCATGGTGCCGGTGGACGTGCTGCTCAACGCGGGCGCGGACCTCATCTTCTCCAACAACATCTTCCCCGCGGGCCACCACCAGGCCGCCAGCCCGCTGCTGCCCGGGGCCGTGGGGCGGTTCCTCTCCGCGCTCAACCCGGTGGCCCGGGCCATGGACCTGCTGACCAGCGGCGTGCTGCTGCTGCACCGCAATGGCGACCTGGAGTCGGCGCGCGGGGACCTGCGCTACGACGTGGGCACGCGCGACCATCCGCTGCGCGGGTCCATGCGCTTCACGCACGTGGACGACGTGCTGGACGAAGCCGCCCGCGACATGGCGCTGGAGCAGAAGCTGCTGGAGTTCAAGCAGGCGTGGGAGGCCCTGCGCGTGCGCCGCAACCCGTCCGGTGGAAGGAAGGCCGCGTGA